Proteins encoded together in one Sphingomonas radiodurans window:
- a CDS encoding SDR family oxidoreductase has product MARSIFITGGASGIGLAAARRFWREGWTVGIGDIDEPGMARVADELSAYTVRLDVRDRAQWAAALSGFIAHAGKLDVLLNNAGIARYGMFEDVTPDESDLQIDINVKGVINGAYAALPHLKATRGSRLINVASVAGIVGSPGLAVYSATKHAVRGLSEALDAEFTRHGVDVACVMPFFVETPILDAGSKGSNRTIRDAIGKSPVYTVQDAADVIWRAAHGRDREYIVGKAGRQASFARRFMPNRLRKRMKAAFAG; this is encoded by the coding sequence ATGGCGCGTAGCATCTTCATCACTGGCGGCGCATCGGGAATCGGCCTCGCCGCCGCGCGCCGCTTTTGGCGCGAGGGCTGGACCGTTGGGATCGGCGATATCGACGAGCCCGGCATGGCGCGCGTCGCCGACGAACTCAGCGCCTACACCGTGCGGCTCGACGTGCGCGACCGCGCGCAATGGGCGGCAGCGCTCAGCGGGTTCATCGCGCACGCGGGCAAGCTCGACGTGCTGCTCAACAATGCGGGGATCGCGCGCTACGGCATGTTCGAGGACGTGACGCCCGACGAGTCCGATCTTCAGATCGACATCAACGTGAAAGGCGTAATCAACGGCGCCTATGCCGCGCTGCCGCACCTCAAGGCGACGCGCGGGAGCCGGCTGATCAACGTCGCTTCGGTTGCGGGAATCGTCGGGTCGCCCGGGCTCGCGGTGTATTCCGCGACCAAGCATGCGGTGCGCGGGCTTTCCGAAGCGCTCGATGCGGAATTCACGCGCCACGGCGTCGATGTCGCCTGCGTCATGCCGTTCTTCGTCGAGACGCCGATTCTCGATGCCGGATCCAAGGGCAGCAACCGCACGATCCGCGATGCGATCGGCAAGTCACCGGTCTACACGGTGCAGGACGCCGCCGACGTGATCTGGCGCGCGGCGCATGGGCGCGATCGCGAGTATATCGTCGGCAAGGCGGGCCGGCAGGCGAGTTTCGCACGGCGGTTCATGCCGAACCGGCTGCGCAAGCGGATGAAGGCCGCGTTCGCGGGATAG
- the nth gene encoding endonuclease III, translating into MNKADIFEFFRRLAEANPHPETELESGNTYQLLVAVVLSAQATDAGVNKATRRLFAEVTTPAQMLALGEAGLKEHIKTIGLFNAKAKNVIALSQALVDRHGGEVPADRDALEALAGVGRKTANVVMNVAFGVETFAVDTHLFRLGNRTGLAKGKTPLVVELKLEKAVPQPFRLHAHHWLILHGRYVCKARRPECWRCAVADLCAYKPKTPAPAASRA; encoded by the coding sequence ATGAATAAAGCCGACATCTTCGAATTTTTTCGCCGCCTCGCCGAAGCCAATCCGCATCCCGAAACCGAGCTCGAGTCGGGCAACACGTATCAGTTGCTCGTCGCAGTGGTGCTGTCGGCGCAAGCGACCGATGCCGGGGTAAACAAGGCGACGCGGCGGCTATTCGCCGAGGTGACGACACCGGCGCAGATGCTCGCGCTCGGCGAGGCCGGGCTGAAGGAGCACATCAAGACGATCGGGCTGTTCAACGCAAAGGCGAAGAACGTGATCGCGCTGAGCCAGGCGCTGGTGGATCGCCACGGCGGCGAGGTGCCGGCGGATCGCGATGCGCTCGAAGCGCTGGCCGGGGTCGGGCGAAAGACTGCCAATGTGGTGATGAACGTCGCGTTCGGGGTGGAGACCTTCGCGGTCGATACGCATCTGTTCCGGCTCGGCAATCGCACCGGGCTGGCCAAGGGCAAGACGCCGCTCGTGGTGGAGCTGAAGCTCGAGAAGGCGGTGCCGCAGCCGTTCCGGCTCCACGCGCACCACTGGCTGATCCTGCACGGGCGCTACGTGTGCAAGGCGCGGCGGCCGGAATGCTGGCGGTGCGCGGTGGCGGATCTGTGTGCGTACAAACCGAAGACTCCGGCGCCCGCCGCCAGCCGCGCGTGA
- the dapB gene encoding 4-hydroxy-tetrahydrodipicolinate reductase has translation MTAIGIYGSAGRMGRAIATIVETEGADVAGGVDAGGDPTALAHDADVLVDFSTPAALESHLAAAVAARTPIVIGTTGLNATHHALIDRAAGSVAVLQTGNTSLGVTLLSILVREAAQRLGPEWDIEIVEMHHRHKVDAPSGTALLLGESAAQGRGTTLGEERVDSRAGLVGARTEGTIGFASLRGGSVVGDHMVVFAGEGERIELGHRGEDRTIFARGAVKAAMWLADKPAGRYGMTEVLGL, from the coding sequence ATGACCGCAATCGGGATCTACGGAAGCGCGGGTCGAATGGGTCGCGCCATCGCCACCATCGTCGAAACCGAGGGCGCGGATGTCGCCGGCGGGGTCGATGCAGGGGGCGATCCGACCGCATTGGCGCATGACGCCGACGTGCTGGTCGACTTCTCGACCCCCGCCGCGCTCGAATCGCACCTCGCGGCCGCGGTCGCTGCACGCACGCCGATCGTGATCGGCACGACCGGGCTCAACGCGACGCATCATGCGCTGATCGATCGCGCGGCCGGATCGGTCGCGGTGCTGCAGACCGGCAATACCTCGCTCGGCGTCACGCTGCTCAGCATTCTGGTGCGCGAAGCGGCGCAACGGCTCGGGCCGGAATGGGACATCGAGATCGTCGAGATGCATCATCGCCACAAGGTCGATGCGCCGTCCGGCACTGCGCTGCTGCTGGGCGAATCGGCAGCGCAAGGACGCGGCACCACGCTGGGCGAGGAACGTGTCGACAGCCGCGCGGGCCTCGTCGGCGCGCGCACTGAAGGCACGATCGGCTTCGCCTCGCTGCGCGGTGGCAGCGTGGTGGGCGATCACATGGTGGTATTCGCCGGCGAGGGCGAGCGAATCGAGCTCGGCCATCGCGGCGAGGATCGCACGATCTTCGCGCGCGGCGCGGTGAAGGCCGCGATGTGGCTCGCCGACAAGCCCGCCGGTCGCTATGGCATGACCGAGGTGCTCGGGCTTTGA
- a CDS encoding NAD-dependent deacylase, whose protein sequence is MADYRNIVILTGAGISAESGLATFRGPGGLWEGHRVEDVCTPEALAHDPALVHRFYDLRRAALAAVAPNAAHAALARLDAEWPGELLIVTQNVDDLHERAGTGRLLHMHGELTSALCAACDARVSWPGDLPPKTPCAACGAPALRPDIVFFGEMPYQMERIERALAACDLFVSIGTSGAVYPAAGFVQTARHYGAETLELNLEPSGGSGWFGESRLGPAGVLVPAWVDEVLAR, encoded by the coding sequence ATGGCCGACTACCGCAATATCGTGATTCTGACCGGCGCGGGCATCTCGGCCGAGAGCGGCCTTGCCACCTTCCGCGGGCCCGGCGGGCTGTGGGAGGGGCATCGCGTCGAGGACGTCTGCACGCCCGAGGCGCTGGCGCACGATCCGGCGCTGGTGCATCGCTTCTACGATCTGCGCCGCGCCGCGCTGGCCGCGGTCGCGCCCAATGCGGCACACGCAGCCTTGGCGCGGCTCGATGCAGAATGGCCGGGTGAACTGCTGATCGTCACGCAGAACGTCGATGATCTGCACGAGCGCGCCGGAACTGGGCGGTTGCTTCACATGCACGGCGAGCTCACGTCGGCCTTGTGCGCCGCCTGCGACGCGCGGGTCAGCTGGCCGGGAGACTTGCCGCCCAAGACGCCTTGCGCGGCGTGTGGTGCGCCGGCGCTGCGGCCCGACATCGTCTTCTTCGGCGAGATGCCGTACCAGATGGAACGGATCGAACGCGCACTCGCGGCGTGCGACCTGTTCGTCTCGATCGGCACCTCGGGGGCGGTGTATCCGGCGGCCGGGTTCGTCCAGACCGCGCGCCATTACGGGGCGGAGACGCTGGAATTGAACCTCGAGCCGTCGGGCGGGAGTGGCTGGTTCGGCGAAAGCCGGCTGGGGCCGGCGGGCGTACTGGTGCCGGCTTGGGTGGACGAAGTGCTGGCGCGTTAG
- the era gene encoding GTPase Era, translating into MTRCGLVAVLGAPNAGKSTLVNALVGQKVAIVSPKAQTTRVRLLGVAMEEDTQLLLVDTPGIFDPKRRFDRAMVAAAWGGAEGADVLALVVDAKGGLGAKVTDIAARIVDRPETKYLILNKVDLADKPKLLLHAEKLNAQVQFAHTFFVSASTGDGLPELKRSLAAEMPEGPWHFPEDQTSDATERTLAAEVTREQLYLQLHAELPYAATVETEKFVDREDGAAEIHQQILVERPTQRAIVLGKGGTRIKEISARARAELALLLDRPVHLYLHVKVKPGWDEDRSVYRDIGLDWVE; encoded by the coding sequence ATGACCCGTTGCGGCCTCGTCGCCGTGCTCGGCGCCCCCAACGCCGGCAAGTCCACGCTCGTCAATGCGCTCGTCGGGCAGAAGGTCGCGATCGTCAGCCCGAAGGCGCAGACGACACGTGTCCGGCTGCTCGGCGTGGCCATGGAGGAGGATACGCAGCTCCTGCTCGTCGATACCCCCGGCATCTTCGATCCCAAGCGCCGCTTCGATCGCGCGATGGTCGCCGCCGCCTGGGGCGGGGCCGAGGGCGCCGACGTGCTCGCGCTGGTGGTGGATGCGAAGGGCGGGCTCGGCGCGAAAGTGACCGATATCGCCGCGCGGATCGTCGATCGACCCGAGACCAAGTACCTCATCCTCAACAAGGTCGATCTCGCCGACAAGCCCAAGCTGCTGCTCCACGCCGAGAAGCTTAATGCGCAGGTCCAGTTCGCCCACACCTTCTTCGTCAGCGCATCGACCGGCGACGGTCTGCCCGAGCTGAAGCGCTCGCTCGCCGCCGAAATGCCCGAAGGCCCGTGGCATTTCCCTGAGGACCAGACCTCCGACGCCACCGAACGAACCCTCGCCGCCGAAGTGACGCGCGAGCAGCTTTACCTGCAGCTCCACGCCGAACTGCCCTATGCCGCCACGGTCGAGACCGAGAAGTTCGTAGATCGCGAAGACGGCGCGGCGGAGATCCACCAGCAGATCCTGGTCGAACGACCGACGCAGCGCGCGATCGTGCTCGGCAAGGGCGGCACGCGCATCAAGGAGATCAGCGCGCGCGCACGGGCGGAGCTGGCGCTACTGCTCGACCGGCCGGTGCATCTGTATCTGCATGTGAAGGTGAAGCCGGGCTGGGACGAAGACCGCAGCGTCTATCGCGACATCGGGCTTGATTGGGTGGAATGA
- the rnc gene encoding ribonuclease III — MTDLAAWIALTFDHEPRDLADWERALTHASRGEVHYERLEFLGDRVLGLAMAEWLFETFPGEPEGALSKRFNALVTGAICAEVAREIGVPAHLRLGKQARDDGAGDSDNVLGDVMEALLGALFRDAGLDPARTLIRRLWSERLHAAETAPQHPKSALQEWAAANQRKPPCYEVVERSGPGHAPRFTVKASIPKLAEATAEGGSKQEAETAAATALLREVSVPIPKKRKV; from the coding sequence TTGACTGATCTCGCGGCCTGGATCGCGCTCACGTTCGATCACGAACCGCGCGATCTCGCCGACTGGGAACGCGCCCTCACCCACGCCAGCCGTGGCGAGGTGCATTACGAGCGGCTGGAATTTCTCGGCGACCGCGTGCTCGGGCTCGCAATGGCAGAATGGCTGTTCGAGACCTTTCCGGGGGAGCCTGAGGGTGCACTCTCGAAGCGCTTCAACGCGCTGGTCACAGGCGCCATCTGTGCCGAGGTAGCGCGCGAGATCGGCGTCCCCGCGCACCTGCGGTTGGGCAAGCAGGCGCGCGACGACGGCGCCGGCGACAGCGATAATGTGCTTGGCGACGTGATGGAGGCGCTGCTTGGTGCGTTGTTCCGAGATGCCGGGCTGGATCCGGCGCGCACGCTGATCCGCCGCTTGTGGTCCGAGCGGCTCCACGCCGCGGAGACCGCGCCGCAGCATCCCAAGTCCGCGCTGCAGGAATGGGCCGCGGCAAATCAACGCAAGCCGCCCTGTTACGAGGTGGTCGAGCGGTCGGGGCCGGGGCATGCGCCGCGGTTCACGGTGAAAGCCTCGATCCCGAAGCTCGCCGAGGCGACGGCCGAGGGCGGCAGCAAGCAAGAGGCGGAAACCGCAGCGGCGACGGCGCTGTTGCGCGAGGTGAGCGTGCCGATTCCAAAGAAGCGGAAGGTTTAG
- the lepB gene encoding signal peptidase I yields the protein MAEVDTATRPPASAPPPAKRSELSETIRFLLKLALIVWLFRSFVFAPFSIPSESMLPRLLIGDYLFVSKWNYGYSRWSMPFGVPPVPGRVFASVPARGDTVVFRSKAPDDHDVIKRVIGLPGDTIQMRQGQLILNGQAIPKQRVADFIVPLSPNFSARECDAEFIQSAAGTATCRIPRFRETLPGGRSYDVLDQRYIPDADDTALYTVPAGNVFLMGDNRDDSADSRFPSSDEALPGQPQGMGFIPLDRVQGKAVIIFWSTDGSANWLLPWTWITAARWDRLGRGFD from the coding sequence ATGGCCGAAGTCGACACCGCTACCCGCCCCCCTGCCTCTGCGCCGCCGCCGGCGAAGAGATCGGAACTGTCGGAGACGATCCGCTTCCTGCTGAAGCTCGCGCTAATCGTGTGGTTGTTCCGCAGCTTCGTCTTCGCGCCCTTTTCGATTCCGTCCGAATCGATGCTCCCGCGGCTATTGATCGGGGACTATCTGTTCGTTTCGAAGTGGAACTATGGCTATTCGCGCTGGTCGATGCCGTTCGGCGTTCCGCCCGTGCCGGGGCGCGTCTTCGCTAGCGTTCCCGCGCGCGGCGACACGGTGGTGTTCCGCTCCAAGGCGCCCGACGACCATGACGTGATCAAGCGCGTGATCGGCCTGCCGGGCGATACCATCCAGATGCGGCAGGGGCAGTTGATCCTCAACGGCCAGGCGATCCCCAAGCAGCGCGTCGCCGATTTCATCGTGCCGCTCTCGCCCAACTTCAGCGCGCGTGAATGCGATGCTGAGTTCATCCAGTCCGCGGCCGGCACCGCGACCTGCCGCATCCCGCGTTTCCGCGAGACGCTGCCGGGCGGGCGCAGCTACGACGTGCTCGATCAACGCTACATACCGGACGCCGACGATACCGCGCTCTACACCGTACCGGCTGGCAACGTGTTCCTGATGGGCGACAATCGCGACGATTCGGCTGACAGCCGCTTTCCCTCGTCCGACGAAGCGCTGCCCGGCCAGCCGCAGGGCATGGGCTTCATCCCGCTCGATCGCGTGCAGGGCAAGGCAGTGATCATCTTCTGGTCGACCGACGGATCTGCCAACTGGCTGCTGCCATGGACCTGGATCACCGCTGCGCGGTGGGACCGGCTGGGGCGCGGCTTTGACTGA
- the pgi gene encoding glucose-6-phosphate isomerase, whose translation MADWSTIEALPQTKLEQLFADDPERLAKLSLDVAGIHFDWSKTHLTRDAVAAFEALAKEQDLAGKREAMFSGAHVNTTEDRPVEHTAERGEGKAESVARAAEYHARMRVLVDAIEAEAFGPVRYVIQVGIGGSALGPHLLIDALGRDSDRYEVAIVSNVDGIALDDVFDRFDPATTLLLIASKTFTTTETMMNAEGVIAWMEEFGVEDPYGRVIALTAAPEKAVEWGVDETRVLPFSEGVGGRYSLWSSIGFPAAIKLGWDQFEELLEGAAEMDRHFRLTALHENAPALAAFADLYYTQVRGCETRAPFAYDERLRLLPSYLQQLEMESNGKGVTADGQPVGRATAPITWGGVGTDAQHAVFQLLHQGTHLVPVEFLAVIEPGDTLPDEHHRQLLLNAFAQGAALMAGRANADDPARAYPGDRPSSTILLDTLDARTLGALIAFYEHRVFVNGVLLGINSFDQFGVELGKEMAKAAAKGGETFDPSTEDLIRRAGLA comes from the coding sequence ATGGCCGACTGGTCGACGATCGAAGCACTGCCGCAGACGAAGCTCGAACAGTTATTCGCCGATGATCCCGAGCGGCTTGCCAAGCTGTCGCTCGATGTCGCGGGGATCCACTTCGACTGGTCGAAAACGCATCTGACGCGCGATGCGGTCGCCGCGTTCGAGGCATTGGCGAAGGAACAGGATCTCGCCGGCAAGCGCGAGGCGATGTTTTCTGGCGCCCACGTCAACACCACCGAGGACCGCCCGGTCGAGCACACCGCCGAACGCGGCGAGGGCAAGGCGGAAAGCGTCGCGCGCGCGGCCGAATATCATGCGCGCATGCGCGTGCTGGTCGACGCGATCGAGGCTGAGGCCTTCGGGCCGGTGCGGTATGTGATCCAGGTCGGGATCGGCGGATCGGCGCTTGGGCCGCATTTGCTGATCGACGCGCTCGGCCGTGACAGCGACCGATACGAGGTCGCGATCGTGTCGAACGTCGACGGCATCGCGCTCGACGACGTGTTCGACCGCTTCGATCCGGCGACCACACTGCTGCTGATCGCGTCGAAGACGTTCACCACGACCGAGACGATGATGAACGCCGAAGGCGTAATCGCCTGGATGGAGGAATTCGGCGTCGAGGATCCCTACGGCCGCGTCATCGCGCTGACCGCGGCGCCTGAGAAGGCGGTCGAATGGGGCGTCGACGAAACCCGCGTGCTGCCATTCTCCGAAGGCGTCGGCGGGCGATATTCCTTGTGGTCGTCGATCGGCTTTCCGGCGGCGATCAAGCTCGGCTGGGATCAATTCGAAGAGCTCTTGGAAGGCGCGGCGGAGATGGACCGTCACTTCCGCCTGACCGCGCTGCACGAAAATGCGCCGGCGCTCGCCGCCTTCGCCGACCTCTATTACACGCAGGTCCGCGGCTGCGAGACGCGCGCGCCGTTCGCCTATGACGAGCGACTGCGGCTGCTGCCCAGCTATCTCCAGCAACTCGAGATGGAATCGAACGGCAAGGGCGTGACGGCCGATGGCCAACCGGTCGGCCGGGCGACCGCGCCGATCACCTGGGGCGGCGTCGGCACCGACGCGCAACACGCGGTGTTCCAATTGCTTCATCAGGGCACGCACCTCGTGCCGGTCGAATTCCTGGCCGTGATCGAGCCGGGCGATACGCTGCCCGACGAGCATCACCGCCAGTTGCTGCTCAACGCCTTCGCCCAAGGCGCGGCGCTGATGGCGGGTCGCGCCAATGCGGACGACCCGGCGCGCGCTTACCCCGGCGACCGCCCGTCTTCGACCATCCTCCTCGACACGCTCGATGCGCGGACGCTGGGGGCGCTGATCGCCTTCTACGAGCATCGCGTCTTCGTGAACGGCGTGTTGCTGGGGATCAATTCGTTCGACCAGTTCGGCGTGGAACTGGGCAAGGAAATGGCCAAGGCTGCGGCGAAGGGCGGCGAGACGTTCGATCCGTCAACCGAGGATCTTATCCGGCGGGCGGGCCTGGCGTGA
- the gorA gene encoding glutathione-disulfide reductase, producing the protein MPEYDYDLLTIGAGSGGTRASRVAAAHGARVAVAEEYRVGGTCVIRGCVPKKLLVYGAHFAEDLKDAQRFGWRVPENLEFDWKCLQTNVLAEVDRINAAYTTTLETNGAQIIHQRATVTGPNEVTLANGTTKTAKTILVATGARPLLPEFPGAEHGITSNEVFHLDAIPKRVLIAGAGYIANEFAGIFHQLGAHVIVMNRTKDILRGYDLQIRDRLLQISMMKGLDFRFDATFEKIVKREDGCLDVHMTGHDTVTVDCVMYAIGRVPNTDGLGLETVGIGVDDKGAVPVDEQNRTTCPSIFAIGDVTNRIQLTPVAIREGQAFAENQFGKGGASVDYDCVPAACFSHPPIAGVGMTESEARQRLGSVKVYSSDFRPMKNVLAGRDERSLYKMICDGETDRVVGIHMIGPDCPEIIQAAAVCVKAGLTKAQFDSTVALHPTMAEELVLMR; encoded by the coding sequence ATGCCCGAGTACGATTACGACCTTCTCACGATCGGCGCCGGTTCCGGCGGCACGCGCGCATCTCGCGTGGCGGCGGCGCATGGCGCGCGGGTTGCGGTGGCGGAGGAGTATCGCGTCGGGGGCACCTGCGTGATCCGCGGGTGCGTGCCCAAGAAGCTGCTCGTCTATGGCGCGCACTTCGCCGAGGATCTGAAGGATGCGCAGCGTTTCGGCTGGCGCGTGCCCGAGAACCTCGAGTTCGACTGGAAGTGCCTGCAGACCAACGTCCTCGCTGAGGTCGATCGGATCAACGCGGCCTATACGACGACGCTCGAGACGAACGGCGCGCAGATCATTCATCAGCGCGCGACCGTTACCGGGCCGAACGAGGTGACGCTCGCCAACGGCACGACGAAGACCGCCAAGACCATCCTCGTTGCGACCGGCGCGCGGCCGTTGCTGCCCGAGTTTCCGGGGGCGGAACACGGCATCACCTCGAACGAAGTGTTCCATCTCGATGCCATTCCCAAGCGCGTGCTGATCGCCGGCGCGGGCTATATCGCCAATGAGTTCGCCGGCATCTTCCACCAGCTCGGCGCGCATGTGATCGTGATGAACCGGACCAAGGACATCCTGCGCGGCTACGACCTGCAGATCCGTGATCGGCTGCTCCAGATCAGTATGATGAAGGGGCTCGACTTCCGATTCGACGCGACGTTCGAGAAGATCGTGAAGCGTGAGGACGGATGCCTCGATGTGCACATGACCGGGCATGACACGGTGACAGTGGATTGCGTGATGTACGCGATCGGTCGCGTGCCCAATACCGACGGTCTGGGGCTCGAGACGGTCGGGATCGGCGTCGACGACAAGGGCGCGGTGCCGGTTGATGAGCAGAATCGCACGACCTGCCCGTCGATTTTCGCGATCGGCGACGTGACGAACCGCATCCAGCTGACCCCGGTAGCAATCCGCGAGGGGCAGGCTTTTGCCGAGAACCAGTTCGGCAAAGGCGGCGCCAGCGTCGATTATGATTGCGTGCCCGCCGCGTGCTTCAGCCACCCGCCGATCGCCGGCGTCGGCATGACCGAGAGCGAGGCGCGGCAACGGCTCGGTTCGGTGAAAGTCTATTCGTCCGATTTCCGCCCGATGAAGAACGTCCTCGCCGGGCGCGACGAGCGCTCCCTGTACAAGATGATCTGCGACGGTGAGACCGACCGCGTCGTCGGCATCCACATGATTGGGCCTGACTGCCCAGAGATTATTCAGGCAGCTGCGGTGTGCGTGAAGGCCGGGCTGACGAAGGCGCAGTTTGATTCGACAGTGGCGCTGCATCCGACGATGGCAGAAGAACTGGTGCTGATGCGCTGA
- a CDS encoding diacylglycerol/lipid kinase family protein yields MRRLWIITNPASGSTSPARCAEVEALLRARGDEIVGRTDFPADPLPSVATIDAAGVDTVVLFAGDGTINAAVCALADWSGAILILPGGTMNLLARVLHGEHDITAIIATDEDRLTALPFVEAGPHRAFVALILGPAAHWARAREAARAGRLRRLIAAARNSWRNTFARGIRLAGATTLDGRYQAVMVQPADARLALAAIDARDWRSIATLGWEWLTGDWIAARAVSTQSVDRFAVAGRRPVLALFDGEPVLLDPGVPISSGRTAERFVSTISAER; encoded by the coding sequence ATGCGGCGGCTGTGGATCATCACCAATCCGGCATCGGGCTCCACCTCACCCGCTCGCTGTGCCGAGGTCGAGGCGCTGCTTCGCGCGCGCGGTGATGAGATCGTCGGGCGTACCGACTTTCCTGCCGATCCGCTGCCGAGTGTAGCGACGATCGACGCGGCAGGAGTCGACACGGTGGTGCTGTTCGCCGGGGACGGCACGATCAACGCCGCAGTCTGCGCGCTGGCCGACTGGTCGGGCGCGATCCTGATCCTGCCGGGCGGCACGATGAACCTGCTCGCGCGGGTGTTGCACGGCGAGCACGACATCACCGCGATCATCGCGACGGACGAGGATCGCCTGACCGCACTGCCGTTTGTCGAAGCGGGTCCGCACCGCGCGTTCGTTGCGCTGATCCTCGGCCCGGCGGCGCACTGGGCGCGAGCACGCGAGGCGGCGCGCGCGGGACGGTTGCGGCGGCTGATCGCCGCGGCGCGCAATTCGTGGCGAAACACCTTCGCGCGCGGCATCCGGCTGGCGGGCGCGACGACGCTCGACGGACGCTATCAGGCGGTCATGGTGCAGCCGGCCGACGCCAGGCTGGCACTGGCAGCGATCGATGCGCGCGACTGGCGATCGATCGCGACGCTCGGTTGGGAGTGGCTTACCGGCGACTGGATCGCCGCGCGCGCGGTTTCCACCCAAAGTGTTGACCGGTTCGCGGTCGCTGGGCGTCGCCCCGTGCTCGCGCTGTTCGATGGGGAGCCAGTACTGCTCGACCCGGGCGTGCCGATCAGCAGCGGGCGGACGGCCGAGCGGTTCGTTAGCACCATTTCGGCGGAGCGCTGA
- a CDS encoding vgr related protein yields MIGRPLTAGEIDLARSVYRDTIDYAAVEVCNHKWAFFQPRHVVMAPRGRLHFHPHGDLYREDFAAASLGEQGLFIHEMCHVWQHQRGIYLPLARHPFCRYHYSFVPGWPLKRYGIEQQAEIVRHAFLLRAGARVAGAPQLARYETVLPFG; encoded by the coding sequence GTGATCGGTAGACCGCTGACGGCCGGCGAGATCGACCTAGCGCGTTCGGTCTATCGCGATACGATCGACTATGCCGCGGTCGAAGTGTGCAACCACAAATGGGCGTTCTTCCAGCCGCGACACGTCGTGATGGCGCCGCGTGGTCGGCTGCACTTTCATCCGCACGGTGACCTGTACCGTGAGGATTTCGCCGCCGCCTCGCTCGGCGAACAAGGGCTGTTCATCCACGAGATGTGCCATGTCTGGCAGCATCAGCGCGGCATCTACCTGCCGCTCGCTCGCCATCCCTTCTGCCGCTACCATTACAGCTTCGTGCCGGGTTGGCCGCTGAAGCGCTACGGCATCGAGCAGCAGGCCGAGATCGTCCGCCATGCCTTCCTGCTCCGCGCCGGGGCGCGCGTGGCCGGGGCGCCGCAGCTGGCGCGGTACGAAACCGTCCTGCCGTTTGGCTGA
- a CDS encoding copper chaperone PCu(A)C, which translates to MFRAAAALVVTAATLTGCAQEEQLYVGDAWVRLAAVDGRPAAAYFTIHGGPTDATLLSVSTEVAVRTELHESKAAAGGGMTMDAVRQVAVPALQEVRFAPAGRHAMLFDVNPAVKPGGTLPFIFTFADGTRIEQTARVIAAGDPAPAFK; encoded by the coding sequence ATGTTCCGCGCCGCCGCCGCGCTCGTCGTCACCGCTGCCACGCTGACAGGCTGCGCGCAAGAGGAGCAACTTTACGTCGGCGATGCGTGGGTGCGGCTGGCGGCGGTCGATGGGCGGCCAGCCGCGGCGTATTTCACGATCCATGGCGGGCCGACCGACGCAACGCTCTTGAGCGTATCGACCGAAGTCGCGGTCAGGACCGAGCTGCATGAATCGAAGGCCGCGGCGGGCGGCGGCATGACGATGGATGCGGTGCGGCAAGTGGCGGTGCCCGCGCTTCAGGAGGTGCGCTTCGCGCCGGCGGGCCGGCACGCGATGCTGTTCGACGTCAATCCGGCGGTAAAGCCCGGCGGGACGTTGCCGTTCATCTTCACTTTCGCCGATGGCACTCGGATCGAGCAAACCGCGCGCGTGATCGCGGCAGGCGATCCGGCGCCCGCGTTCAAGTGA